The proteins below are encoded in one region of Silene latifolia isolate original U9 population chromosome 2, ASM4854445v1, whole genome shotgun sequence:
- the LOC141643143 gene encoding uncharacterized protein LOC141643143 — translation MAVSSSPVSASKKMETQKPQKRSKDPGVRVIGGRIYDSQNGKTCHQCRQKTMDITARCKNMKNAKQCTIMFCHKCLLNRYGENAEEMATTDDWHCPKCRDICNCSFCMKKKGHKPTGILVHTAKATGFSSVSQMLDVKGPNVSKEPVAKTKVSSPKKPTDSTKDNMVSSPTKRGKENSIDGTSKMNSNSQNLGPNVKKAKKAKKDSLKGKDEVPAVNEIVSTPKKHSVVIALRRSPRKFILPHESKQEKSDDEKTCALKSPIKSHVPQVNTKKEDKMDLENGAGVCVAKKEKKTKVQAEGKTKKNKANADASIFDKALDVALPPGALLTNVAGIDLVPQDAGYALQFLEFCSSFGEVLKIRKGQPECVLRDILCERRRRLKNSSSSVQFILQLLSFMEEDSEEESEESEESPASPSNGKSSCIPSLSRYLANAALAPEDIPEDWFDKGSDRYELLDSSQKLRLLTFLCDETLSTVQMRNWIEEQNLKFVEEGKEAKESLNAAKEKEKLVKRKLQEDIAKALMAKNGAPLTVAEHESIVSEIKAETKRVQEEISDAMGLVSKKRLRSDAARTEPIILDDNGRVYWRLKGLGDSSLLFQDMGGIQEVSPNDKWFRFDDEEMKIVEKYISAVRLKRHRANKLAEEATKKRSGSGPEGDLSSNDVSAIVTNNS, via the exons ATGGCGGTATCTTCAAGTCCAGTTTCTGCATCTAAGAAAATGGAGACCCAAAAACCACAGAAACGCTCAAAGGATCCTGGTGTTAGGGTTATTGGTGGTCGAATTTATGATTCTCAAAATGGCAAGACTTGTCATCAG TGCCGTCAAAAAACCATGGACATCACAGCTAGATGCAAGAACATGAAGAACGCAAAGCAGTGTACGATAATGTTTTGTCACAAGTGTCTCCTTAATAG ATACGGTGAGAATGCTGAAGAGATGGCAACTACTGATGATTGGCATTGTCCCAAGTGTAGAGACATATGCAACTGCAGTTTCTGCAT GAAAAAGAAGGGTCACAAGCCCACCGGTATTTTAGTTCACACAGCCAAAGCAACCGGATTTTCCTCAGTTTCTCAGATGTTGGATGTTAAAGGCCCCAATGTTAGCAAAGAGCCGGTTGCTAAAACCAAGGTGTCATCCCCCAAAAAACCAACAGACTCAACTAAG GATAATATGGTTAGTTCTCCAACGAAACGAGGGAAGGAGAACTCTATTGATGGAACTAGTAAGATGAATTCAAACTCCCAAAATTTAGGCCCTAATGTGAAAAAGGCAAAGAAAGCCAAGAAAGATTCACTGAAGGGGAAGGATGAAGTTCCTGCAGTAAATGAAATTGTGAGTACTCCTAAAAAACATAGTGTGGTAATTGCATTGAGAAGAAGTCCTAGGAAATTCATTCTCCCACATGAATCCAAGCAAGAGAAGTCTGATGATGAGAAGACTTGCGCTTTGAAAAGTCCAATAAAATCCCATGTCCCTCAAGTTAACACTAAAAAAGAAGATAAGATGGATCTTGAAAATGGTGCGGGTGTTTGTGTAGCTAAGAAAGAGAAGAAAACCAAAGTTCAAGCAGAGgggaaaacaaagaaaaacaaagcCAATGCAGATGCGAGTATTTTTGATAAAGCCTTAGATGTGGCCTTGCCTCCTGGTGCTTTGTTAACCAATGTGGCTGGGATTGACTTGGTTCCTCAAGACGCTGGTTATGCTTTGCAGTTTTTGGAGTTCTGCTCTTCATTTGGCGAG GTTCTTAAGATAAGGAAGGGGCAGCCTGAATGTGTGCTACGAGATATATTATGTGAGCGAAGACGCAGATTAAAAAATAGTTCATCTTCTGTCCAGTTTATCCTCCAGCTCTTGTCATTCATGGAAGAAGACTCAGAAGAAGAGTCGGAAGAGTCAGAAGA GTCTCCTGCCAGCCCAAGCAATGGCAAAAGTTCTTGCATACCTTCTTTAAGCAGATACCTAGCCAACGCTGCATTGGCACCAGAAGACATACCTGAAGATTGGTTTGACAAAGGTTCTGATAGATATGAGCTGCTGGATTCCTCACAAAAGCTCAGACTTCTGACATTTCTATGTGATGAAACACTTTCTACTGT acaaatgaggAATTGGATAGAGGAGCAAAACTTGAAGTTTGTCGAGGAAGGGAAGGAAGCAAAGGAGAGTCTGAATGCAGCTAAGGAGAAG GAAAAGCTGGTAAAACGCAAGCTGCAAGAGGATATTGCTAAGGCACTTATGGCAAAAAACGGAGCACCCCTTACTGTAGCTGAACATGAGTCCATTGTTTCAGAGATAAAAGCCGAAACTAAACGAGTTCAAGAAGAAATCTCGGATGCGATGGGATTGGTATCGAAAA AGAGACTAAGATCAGATGCTGCAAGGACAGAGCCAATCATTTTAGATGACAATGGCCGTGTTTACTGGAGACTGAAAGGCCTAGGTGATTCAAGCCTACTATTTCAAG ATATGGGAGGTATTCAAGAAGTTTCCCCCAACGATAAATGGTTTAGGTTTGATGATGAAGAGATGAAAATAGTTGAGAAATACATATCGGCTGTTAG GCTTAAAAGACATAGAGCTAATAAGCTAGCTGAAGAAGCAACAAAGAAAAGAAGCGGTTCAGGTCCTGAAGGAGATTTAAGCTCCAACGATGTTTCAGCTATTGTTACTAATAACTCCTAA